In Halosegnis marinus, one genomic interval encodes:
- a CDS encoding DEAD/DEAH box helicase codes for MDDTVAALRERPYYDGQIADERVLPGREAATRPLDTDDRLARALADRGIDDLYEHQARAVEATRAGRDVVLATPTASGKSLAYTVPAFERAMDHVGTTLYVGPQVALINDQRETLSDLADGLGFGSRVTVDEYTGRLSRSEKEAVRERQPTVLLATPDMLHYGILPHSHRLWKWFFERLETVVVDEVHAYRGIFGSHVSLVFRRLNRVCERFGADPDYVCCSATIGNPVEHAATVTGRDPDSFALVDEDTSASGPTRWVWWNPPEYEDGRGFGDGRRRSSHVEAKRLFCDLVARGHQTVVFTASRQTAERYATDSASALRERGDHDLASGVAAYQAALRDETRADIEAGLKSGEVRGVWSTNALELGVDIGGLDCVILDGYPGTRMNAFQQAGRAGRGTDPSLVVVVPGEDQLDQYFARAPDDFFDGEPERAVSNPENEELLPDHVRSAARETWLKPDDDRHFGGTFPDLVTHMESQGLLERRSTPEGTRWTDGGDGSPQHEMSLRTVSDREIELTDRRNGDVIASLPFDDGLRDAHPGAIYHHQGQTYEVVELDLDHGVAALEPTWADYYTRTLHEKEITVERDLRETTLAAREDVSVRFAEVTMRKRITGFERRDSSSGETLSEESLDLPETTLRTKALYFTVPDDLDRTLREGGDLPGGIHAAEHAMISMYPADLLCDRGDIGGLSTPLHPHTGKATIFVYDGYPGGVGLMREGFGSVDAHMRRTRSMLRACDCEEGCPACVQSPHCGNANAPLDKRLAATLLEGLTE; via the coding sequence GTGGACGACACCGTCGCGGCGCTGCGCGAGCGCCCGTACTACGACGGCCAGATAGCCGACGAGCGCGTCCTGCCCGGCCGCGAGGCCGCGACGCGGCCGCTCGACACCGACGACAGGCTGGCCCGGGCGCTCGCCGACCGCGGCATCGACGACCTCTACGAGCACCAGGCGCGCGCCGTCGAGGCGACGCGGGCGGGACGCGACGTCGTGCTCGCCACCCCGACCGCGTCGGGGAAGTCGCTCGCGTACACGGTGCCCGCGTTCGAGCGCGCGATGGACCACGTCGGCACGACGCTGTACGTCGGCCCGCAGGTCGCGCTCATCAACGACCAGCGCGAGACGCTCTCCGACCTCGCCGACGGACTCGGGTTCGGCTCGCGCGTCACCGTGGACGAGTACACCGGCCGGCTGTCGCGCTCGGAGAAGGAGGCCGTCCGCGAGCGCCAGCCCACCGTCCTGCTGGCGACCCCCGACATGCTCCACTACGGGATCCTCCCCCACTCGCACCGCCTGTGGAAGTGGTTCTTCGAGCGGCTGGAGACGGTCGTCGTGGACGAGGTGCACGCGTACCGGGGTATCTTCGGCAGCCACGTCTCGCTCGTCTTCCGGCGGCTGAACCGCGTCTGCGAGCGGTTCGGCGCGGACCCCGACTACGTCTGCTGTTCGGCGACCATCGGCAACCCCGTCGAACACGCGGCGACGGTGACGGGCCGCGACCCCGACTCCTTCGCCCTCGTGGACGAGGACACCTCCGCGTCGGGACCGACCCGCTGGGTGTGGTGGAACCCGCCCGAGTACGAGGACGGGCGCGGCTTCGGCGACGGTCGCCGCCGCTCCTCGCACGTCGAGGCGAAGCGGCTGTTCTGTGACCTCGTCGCGCGCGGGCACCAGACGGTCGTGTTCACCGCCTCCAGACAGACGGCCGAGCGGTACGCGACGGACTCGGCGAGCGCGCTCCGCGAGCGGGGCGACCACGACCTCGCGTCCGGCGTCGCGGCGTATCAGGCCGCCCTGCGCGACGAGACGCGCGCGGACATCGAGGCGGGACTCAAGTCGGGCGAGGTGCGCGGCGTCTGGTCGACCAACGCCCTCGAACTCGGCGTCGATATCGGCGGGCTCGACTGCGTGATACTCGACGGCTACCCCGGCACGCGGATGAACGCGTTCCAGCAGGCCGGGCGCGCGGGCCGCGGCACCGACCCCTCGCTCGTCGTCGTCGTGCCCGGCGAGGACCAACTGGACCAGTACTTCGCGCGCGCCCCCGACGACTTCTTCGACGGGGAGCCGGAGCGGGCCGTCTCGAACCCCGAGAACGAGGAACTCCTCCCCGACCACGTCCGGTCGGCCGCGCGCGAGACGTGGCTGAAGCCGGACGACGACCGCCACTTCGGCGGGACGTTTCCCGACCTCGTCACCCACATGGAGTCGCAGGGGCTCCTCGAGCGCCGGTCAACGCCCGAGGGCACCCGCTGGACGGACGGCGGCGACGGCTCCCCGCAACACGAGATGAGCCTGCGGACGGTGTCCGACCGCGAGATCGAGCTCACCGACCGCCGGAACGGCGACGTCATCGCGTCGCTCCCGTTCGACGACGGCCTGCGCGACGCGCACCCCGGCGCGATATACCACCACCAGGGACAGACGTACGAGGTAGTCGAACTGGACCTCGACCACGGCGTCGCGGCGCTGGAGCCGACCTGGGCCGACTACTACACCCGGACGCTCCACGAGAAGGAGATAACCGTCGAGCGGGACCTCCGCGAGACGACGCTGGCCGCGCGCGAGGACGTGTCCGTCCGCTTCGCGGAGGTGACGATGCGGAAGCGAATCACGGGGTTCGAGCGCCGCGATTCGAGTTCGGGCGAGACGCTCTCGGAGGAGTCGCTCGACCTCCCCGAGACGACCCTCCGGACGAAGGCGCTCTACTTCACCGTGCCCGACGACCTCGACCGGACGCTCCGCGAGGGCGGGGACCTGCCGGGCGGTATCCACGCCGCGGAGCACGCGATGATATCGATGTACCCGGCGGACCTGCTCTGTGACCGCGGGGACATCGGGGGGCTCTCGACGCCGCTGCATCCCCACACGGGGAAGGCCACGATATTCGTCTACGACGGCTACCCGGGGGGCGTCGGCCTGATGCGCGAGGGGTTCGGGTCGGTGGACGCCCACATGCGCCGGACGCGCTCGATGCTCCGGGCCTGCGACTGCGAGGAGGGCTGTCCGGCCTGCGTCCAGTCGCCCCACTGCGGGAACGCGAACGCGCCGCTCGACAAGCGGCTCGCCGCGACGCTGCTGGAGGGACTGACCGAGTAA
- a CDS encoding long-chain-fatty-acid--CoA ligase — MNVPMLTTDFLDRGVDLYDDATAVVADDGTEYTYAEFGERVNKLSNALLDMGLEQGDRVALVAGNTHYFLETQFAVQQLGMVFVPINYRLVSREYEYILNDSAAEVVIADHAYADEIQPIRDDVPAERFVGYGTDRMDGEWEEYEDVLQSGASEAPERPDIAEDDDATINYTSGTTGDPKGVVRTHRTEHFHALILASHMEMTDDDTYLWTLPMFHCNGWGHTYAVTGLGATHVCQRAFDAEDTFDTIREYDVSYLCGAPTVLNRLIEYYEKASPETTGSREVRLATAGSPPPKATIEQVEESFGWRLIQLYGLTETAPLVTTSNSRRRIAQAERAADVKVKQGSPTLATRIRVVDEHGEQVPRDDETMGEVVVRGNQVMDRYLNKPDATHEAFNDRIEGWFHTGDVATVDGDGMIQIKDRRKDIIITGGENVSSIEVEDTLYDHPDVLKAAVVGTPDDDLGEMVTAIVVEKEGADLTAEEIEAFARERMAAYKIPRRIEFSEDLPETATGKVQKYEIREEYWEGEERRI; from the coding sequence ATGAACGTACCAATGTTGACGACGGATTTCCTCGACCGCGGCGTCGACCTGTACGACGACGCCACGGCGGTCGTGGCCGACGACGGGACGGAGTACACCTACGCCGAGTTCGGCGAGCGGGTGAACAAGCTCTCGAACGCCCTGCTCGACATGGGGCTCGAACAGGGGGACCGGGTCGCGCTCGTGGCCGGCAACACGCACTACTTCCTGGAGACGCAGTTCGCGGTCCAGCAACTCGGGATGGTGTTCGTCCCGATAAACTACCGGCTCGTCTCGCGGGAGTACGAGTACATCCTGAACGACTCCGCGGCGGAGGTCGTCATCGCGGACCACGCGTACGCCGACGAGATACAGCCGATACGCGACGACGTGCCGGCCGAGCGGTTCGTCGGCTACGGAACCGACCGGATGGACGGCGAGTGGGAGGAGTACGAGGACGTCCTGCAGTCGGGCGCGAGCGAGGCCCCGGAGCGGCCCGACATCGCGGAGGACGACGACGCGACCATCAACTACACCTCGGGGACGACGGGCGACCCGAAGGGCGTCGTCCGCACCCACCGGACCGAACACTTCCACGCGCTCATCCTCGCGAGTCACATGGAGATGACGGACGACGACACCTACCTGTGGACGCTCCCGATGTTCCACTGTAACGGGTGGGGCCACACCTACGCCGTCACGGGGCTCGGCGCGACCCACGTGTGTCAGCGCGCGTTCGACGCCGAGGACACCTTCGACACCATCCGCGAGTACGACGTGTCGTACCTCTGTGGCGCGCCGACGGTCCTCAACAGGCTCATCGAGTACTACGAGAAGGCGTCGCCCGAGACGACCGGCTCGCGGGAGGTCCGGCTGGCGACCGCGGGGTCGCCGCCGCCGAAGGCCACCATCGAGCAGGTCGAGGAGTCGTTCGGCTGGCGGCTCATCCAGCTGTACGGCCTCACCGAGACGGCCCCGCTCGTCACCACGTCGAACTCCCGGCGGCGTATCGCGCAGGCCGAGCGGGCGGCCGACGTGAAGGTCAAACAGGGGTCGCCGACGCTCGCCACGCGCATCCGCGTCGTGGACGAACACGGCGAACAGGTGCCCAGGGACGACGAGACGATGGGCGAGGTGGTCGTTCGGGGCAATCAGGTGATGGACCGCTACCTGAACAAGCCCGACGCGACCCACGAGGCGTTCAACGACCGCATCGAGGGGTGGTTCCACACCGGCGACGTGGCGACCGTCGACGGGGACGGCATGATACAGATCAAGGACCGCCGGAAGGACATCATCATCACGGGCGGGGAGAACGTCTCCTCCATCGAGGTGGAGGACACACTGTACGACCACCCGGACGTGTTGAAGGCCGCCGTCGTCGGCACGCCCGACGACGACCTCGGGGAGATGGTGACCGCCATCGTCGTCGAGAAGGAGGGCGCGGACCTCACCGCCGAGGAGATCGAGGCGTTCGCGCGCGAGCGCATGGCCGCCTACAAGATACCGCGGCGTATCGAGTTCTCCGAGGACCTGCCCGAGACCGCGACCGGAAAGGTCCAGAAGTACGAGATACGTGAGGAGTACTGGGAGGGGGAGGAGCGGCGCATCTGA
- a CDS encoding GNAT family N-acetyltransferase yields MELERPTVSSLDDLVDLWVDLAAGQRAFGSHLLAEGNREAIRDALSRRIVAGGCLVARDPDPVGFVTFYPESQAYGQDRERGVVENLYVVPARRGEGIGTELLRAAETALAEGGADAVALEVLADNDAARSFYAERGYDAHRIEMERPVERETDTNEGG; encoded by the coding sequence ATGGAGCTCGAACGCCCGACCGTCTCGTCGCTGGACGACCTCGTCGACCTCTGGGTGGACCTCGCCGCCGGCCAGCGGGCGTTCGGCTCGCACCTCCTCGCGGAGGGCAACCGCGAGGCCATCCGCGACGCGCTGTCCCGGCGCATCGTGGCCGGCGGCTGTCTCGTCGCCCGCGACCCCGACCCCGTCGGCTTCGTCACCTTCTACCCCGAGTCGCAGGCGTACGGACAGGACCGCGAGCGCGGCGTGGTCGAGAACCTCTACGTCGTCCCCGCGCGCCGCGGGGAGGGCATCGGGACCGAACTGCTCCGGGCCGCGGAGACCGCCCTCGCCGAGGGCGGGGCCGACGCCGTCGCGCTGGAGGTGCTCGCCGACAACGACGCGGCCCGGTCGTTCTACGCCGAGCGCGGCTACGACGCCCACCGAATCGAGATGGAGCGCCCGGTCGAACGCGAAACGGATACAAACGAGGGGGGGTAA